The DNA region TTCTAATTACTTCAGACTCCATAGAGCTTGACTCTACAAACCCTTTAAAGATTGTAGGATACTCCAAGATAGAATTGGATTTGCAGAGATTAGATTGAGGCTTGTGGAGTCATTTTTCCCAACTCTAAAGTCGGTGCTGGAGGCGTCTTTAAAAAGCGATAAACCCTATCTAATACAAAAGAAGTAGCAATTACTATCTCTTAAAGGCACCCCCAGATATCCTAAATGAACATATCTGCGTTCATCACTTTAGTCCATGCGGCAACAAAGTCATTCACAAACTTCTCCTTATTATCGTCTTGTGCATAGACTTCTGAGTAGGCCCTTAGGATAGAGTTAGAGCCAAACACCAAATCAACTCTAGTTGCAGTCCATTTAGCATTGCCTGTATTGCGCTTAACAATATCGTAGCTATTACGACCGGTAGGTTTCCACTCGTAATTCATATCAGTCATATTCACGAAAAAGTCATTGCTTAATACGCCTTCTCTTTCTGTGAATACGCCATGCTTGGTTCCTCCGTAGTTAGTACCCAGAACACGCATGCCTCCAATCAGCGCAGTCATCTCTTGGGCAGTGAGCCCCATTAACTGGGTGCGATCTAGGAGCATTTCCTCCGGCATGACAACATAGTTTTCTTTTAACCAATTGCGATAACCATCTGCTAGTGGTTCAAGCACTTCAAATGACTCTACATCTGTCATTTCTTGAGTAGCATCACCACGGCCTGAAGTAAACGGCATTTTAATGTCAAAGCCTCCAGCCTTGGCGGCCTGCTCGATACCGATATTGCCGCCAAGAACAATCGTGTCGGCAATACTGATGCCAGATTCTTTGGCAATTTTTTCATAGACTGAGAGTATTCTTGCCAAGCGCTCTGGCTCATTGCCTGCCCAGTCTTTTTGGGGAGCCAAACGAATACGTGCACCATTCGCACCACCACGTTTATCTGAGCCGCGATAAGTGTGAGCACTATCCCAGGCGGTCGTTACTAGATCACTAATGGATAAGCCACTAGCTTTGATCTTGGTCTTAACGGCCTCAATGCCATAGTCTTTTGCACCTGCTGGTACGGGATCTTGCCAAATCAATTCTTCTTTAGGAACATCAGGTCCGAAATATCTTGCTTTAGGCCCCATGTCTCGATGGGTTAACTTATACCAAGCTCTAGAAAACGTTTCGGAGAAATAGGCCTGATCCTGATGGAACTTTTCTGAGATTTTGCGATATTCAGGATCCATCTTCATTGCCATATCCGCATCTGTCATCATCGGCATGCAGCGAATGGAGGCATCCTCAACATCAACTGGCTTATCCTCTTCTTTGATGTTAATAGGCTCATACTGCCAAGCACCTGCTGGGCTCTTGGTCAGCTTCCAGTCGTAATTGAGTAATAAATGGAAGTAACCGCTATCCCACTGAGTTGGATTTGTTGTCCATGCACCCTCAATTCCACTGGTGACGGTATCTCTGCCTATACCACGAGTTTTATGATTCATCCAGCCAAGACCTTGCTCCTCTATGGGGGCTGCTTCTGGTGCTGGTCCAAGATTGGCTGCGTTGCCATTGCCATGTGCTTTACCAACAGTATGCCCACCAGCCGTTAGCGCAACAGTCTCTTCATCATTCATTGCCATGCGAGCAAAAGTTAT from Polynucleobacter sp. AP-Elch-400A-B2 includes:
- the katG gene encoding catalase/peroxidase HPI, translating into MTSQGMCPVAHGANTESSNTPMAWWPKSLNLDILHQQDAKTNPMGPSFNYRDELKKLDVSALKQDMKELLLNSQDWWPADWGHYGGLMIRLAWHSAGSYRIADGRGGAGTGNQRFAPLNSWPDNTNLDKARRLLWPIKKKYGNKVSWADLMILAGTIAYESMGLKTFGFSFGREDIWHPEKDTYWGSEKEWLQKSGGEGSRYSGERDLANPLAAVMMGLIYVNPEGVDGNPDPLKTAQDIRITFARMAMNDEETVALTAGGHTVGKAHGNGNAANLGPAPEAAPIEEQGLGWMNHKTRGIGRDTVTSGIEGAWTTNPTQWDSGYFHLLLNYDWKLTKSPAGAWQYEPINIKEEDKPVDVEDASIRCMPMMTDADMAMKMDPEYRKISEKFHQDQAYFSETFSRAWYKLTHRDMGPKARYFGPDVPKEELIWQDPVPAGAKDYGIEAVKTKIKASGLSISDLVTTAWDSAHTYRGSDKRGGANGARIRLAPQKDWAGNEPERLARILSVYEKIAKESGISIADTIVLGGNIGIEQAAKAGGFDIKMPFTSGRGDATQEMTDVESFEVLEPLADGYRNWLKENYVVMPEEMLLDRTQLMGLTAQEMTALIGGMRVLGTNYGGTKHGVFTEREGVLSNDFFVNMTDMNYEWKPTGRNSYDIVKRNTGNAKWTATRVDLVFGSNSILRAYSEVYAQDDNKEKFVNDFVAAWTKVMNADMFI